The Pseudosulfitobacter pseudonitzschiae genome includes a region encoding these proteins:
- a CDS encoding TonB-dependent receptor domain-containing protein: MSFRTTKAKLSASTAALIAISAASGAFAQDAADADGYLGTIVLGEGKRTVQTDTAVPVTIVDQAEIEDRQAGTIAELIDTVPGVTLVNGTTAAGSGINIRGYGANSTYGTDGKVLVQIDGATKGSEELYRIGSQLYTDPFLYREIEVLRGTIGSFEYGSGVFGGVVRLETIDASDLTGGELGFVGRQTLEFSTNGNGLASSTTLAWQPDEQFEVLFNYSRRQLGVRTDGDGNQINPNAGDIDDPSGLLKARYTFGAGNDQFVEFSYTKTQQEQFDVPYDQFGTAAFGNVDRYIENEVATLRYNYNPGDVSWLNVTAEILYSDELVESEAIVGPNPLLDADNRYRTTTLRVKNEALFSTGAVAHQLRTGIEYIQRERTDATAGSAPGGTKEALAFYAVDEMRIGDRWTITPALRYENQTITQDPINGNATYDKDALMGGVSARYAFGNGWAVFGSAAYTENLPIIDDIDDSVYIGQSEKGRSYEIGVAYDGVDVFRSGDSLAFKINYYNDHLTDLTTYVGRPETETVTAVDREGIELEAAYAMENGYYIDANAHISNGTAYKKNSVFAPRGDWIQNPQDNLRLTVGRKFGEELDLSWETELAKRYDEGGFVSPGFGVHNLRATYVPQSGMLEGTNMRFGVENLFDKAYQPRLSTRNATGRTFKVTLSKTF; encoded by the coding sequence ATGTCATTCCGAACCACCAAGGCAAAGCTTTCTGCCTCTACCGCCGCGCTGATCGCGATCAGCGCCGCCTCGGGCGCATTTGCCCAGGACGCCGCCGATGCTGACGGCTATCTCGGCACCATTGTTCTGGGCGAGGGTAAGCGCACGGTGCAAACTGACACCGCCGTGCCCGTCACCATCGTCGATCAGGCCGAGATCGAAGACCGTCAGGCCGGCACTATCGCCGAATTGATCGACACGGTGCCCGGTGTGACGCTGGTGAACGGCACCACGGCGGCCGGTTCGGGCATCAACATTCGTGGCTATGGTGCCAACAGCACTTATGGCACCGATGGCAAGGTTCTGGTGCAGATCGACGGTGCCACCAAGGGCAGCGAAGAACTCTATCGCATTGGTTCGCAGCTTTATACGGATCCGTTTTTGTACCGCGAGATCGAAGTGCTGCGCGGCACAATCGGGTCGTTCGAATACGGCTCGGGTGTGTTTGGCGGTGTGGTGCGGCTGGAAACCATCGACGCCAGCGATCTGACAGGAGGCGAGCTTGGCTTTGTCGGGCGGCAGACGCTGGAGTTTTCGACCAATGGCAACGGGCTGGCGTCTTCGACTACGCTGGCTTGGCAGCCTGATGAGCAGTTCGAGGTGCTGTTCAACTATAGCCGCCGTCAGTTGGGCGTGCGCACCGATGGGGATGGCAACCAGATCAACCCCAACGCGGGCGACATTGACGATCCTTCGGGGCTGCTCAAGGCGCGCTATACCTTTGGCGCGGGCAACGACCAGTTTGTCGAGTTCAGCTATACCAAGACCCAGCAGGAACAGTTCGACGTGCCCTATGACCAGTTCGGCACAGCCGCTTTCGGCAACGTCGACCGCTATATCGAAAACGAAGTCGCCACCCTGCGCTACAACTACAACCCTGGTGACGTTTCTTGGCTGAATGTCACCGCCGAGATTCTGTATTCGGACGAGTTGGTTGAAAGCGAAGCCATCGTTGGCCCCAACCCCCTGCTGGACGCGGACAACCGCTATCGCACCACGACGCTGCGTGTGAAGAATGAGGCGCTGTTCAGCACCGGCGCTGTCGCGCACCAGCTGCGCACGGGTATCGAATACATCCAGCGTGAGCGTACCGATGCCACCGCAGGCTCGGCCCCCGGCGGGACCAAAGAGGCGCTGGCGTTCTATGCTGTGGATGAAATGCGGATCGGGGACCGTTGGACGATCACGCCCGCGCTGCGTTATGAAAACCAGACCATCACCCAGGATCCGATCAACGGCAACGCGACCTATGATAAGGACGCGCTGATGGGCGGCGTGTCGGCACGCTATGCGTTTGGCAACGGCTGGGCTGTGTTCGGTTCGGCCGCCTACACCGAGAACCTGCCGATCATCGACGACATCGACGACTCTGTGTACATCGGCCAGTCGGAAAAGGGGCGCAGCTATGAAATCGGCGTGGCTTATGACGGGGTCGATGTGTTCCGTAGCGGCGACAGCCTTGCCTTTAAGATCAACTATTACAATGACCATCTGACCGATCTCACCACCTATGTGGGCCGTCCAGAGACAGAAACCGTCACCGCAGTAGACCGCGAGGGCATCGAGCTTGAGGCCGCATATGCGATGGAAAATGGCTATTACATTGACGCCAACGCGCATATCTCCAATGGCACAGCCTACAAAAAGAACTCGGTGTTTGCGCCTCGGGGCGACTGGATACAAAACCCGCAGGATAATCTGCGCCTGACGGTGGGGCGCAAGTTCGGTGAAGAACTGGACCTGAGCTGGGAGACGGAACTGGCCAAACGCTATGACGAAGGCGGCTTCGTGTCGCCCGGTTTTGGCGTGCACAACCTGCGCGCAACCTATGTGCCGCAAAGCGGAATGCTGGAAGGAACGAACATGCGCTTTGGCGTCGAGAACCTGTTCGACAAGGCCTATCAGCCGCGACTTTCCACACGAAACGCAACTGGGCGGACGTTCAAAGTCACCCTGTCCAAAACGTTCTAA
- a CDS encoding MotA/TolQ/ExbB proton channel family protein yields MFDLSRLQGLYELGGPVVAVLVGVSVLTLAVVLYKLWQFRAARVGQHAAIRRALAHWDAGARDAAVQDLDSSRSYLAPVIARAISAPASPDRAARLMAESEARFLALERGFRLLDSVAQLAPLMGLFGTVLGMIEAFQALQNAGSSVDPSLLAGGIWVALLTTAVGLAVAMPTSIVLSWFEARMTAERVFAEQALTTILAPAKGSLEQVRDAA; encoded by the coding sequence ATGTTTGATCTGTCACGGCTTCAGGGCCTTTATGAATTGGGCGGCCCCGTAGTTGCTGTTCTGGTGGGTGTCTCGGTTCTGACACTGGCTGTGGTTCTCTATAAACTCTGGCAGTTCCGTGCCGCTCGGGTGGGGCAACACGCTGCGATCCGCCGCGCGCTGGCGCATTGGGATGCCGGTGCGCGCGACGCCGCTGTGCAGGATCTGGACAGTTCGCGCAGCTATCTGGCACCGGTGATTGCCCGCGCCATTTCGGCCCCTGCAAGCCCCGACCGCGCCGCACGGCTGATGGCCGAGTCCGAGGCGCGGTTTCTGGCGCTCGAGCGCGGCTTTCGACTGCTGGACAGTGTCGCGCAACTGGCCCCGCTTATGGGTCTGTTCGGCACCGTTCTGGGCATGATCGAAGCCTTTCAGGCGCTGCAAAACGCTGGTTCCTCTGTGGACCCGTCGTTGCTGGCGGGCGGCATCTGGGTGGCGCTTCTGACGACAGCTGTCGGGTTGGCCGTGGCCATGCCCACCTCTATCGTGTTGTCGTGGTTCGAGGCGCGGATGACCGCCGAACGGGTCTTTGCCGAACAGGCGCTGACCACCATTCTGGCGCCAGCAAAAGGTTCGTTGGAACAGGTGCGCGATGCCGCTTAG
- a CDS encoding biopolymer transporter ExbD, with translation MTSLIDVIFLLLLFFMLSSTFSKFAEVEVQAASGGASASGDQTMAFLRATPDGLTLNGAALGVDELAPRLRDLQTGKPLVLLVNLMSDVDAQTMTDILVAVRGVPDLAVSVMGAS, from the coding sequence ATGACGTCGCTGATCGACGTCATCTTTTTGCTGCTGTTGTTTTTTATGCTGTCCTCGACTTTTTCCAAATTCGCCGAGGTCGAAGTGCAGGCCGCATCCGGCGGGGCGTCGGCCTCTGGCGATCAGACAATGGCGTTTTTGCGCGCAACCCCCGATGGGCTGACACTGAACGGTGCAGCATTGGGCGTCGACGAACTGGCCCCGCGATTGCGGGATTTGCAAACGGGCAAGCCGTTGGTTTTGCTGGTGAACCTGATGTCGGATGTGGACGCGCAAACGATGACGGACATCCTGGTTGCGGTGCGCGGTGTCCCCGATCTGGCGGTCAGTGTAATGGGGGCGTCATGA
- a CDS encoding ExbD/TolR family protein, translated as MRVRRKKSEREPTIALINIVFLMLVFFMVAGTLAAPLDPELKLVETANLQGEAPADALVIGADGTLTHRGQPVDVAGFFAAVPAAADTARMIPDRAASAHVVIETARALRAAGAARVVIVTEKALQ; from the coding sequence ATGAGAGTGCGGCGTAAGAAATCCGAACGTGAACCGACGATTGCATTGATCAACATCGTGTTTCTGATGCTGGTGTTTTTCATGGTGGCGGGGACATTAGCAGCTCCCCTCGATCCCGAGCTTAAGCTGGTGGAGACCGCCAATCTTCAGGGCGAGGCACCTGCCGATGCGCTGGTGATCGGGGCAGATGGTACGCTGACGCATCGTGGTCAGCCGGTGGATGTCGCTGGCTTTTTTGCCGCAGTTCCGGCAGCCGCCGACACCGCGCGGATGATCCCCGACCGCGCCGCTTCGGCACATGTCGTTATCGAAACCGCGCGCGCCTTGCGTGCCGCAGGGGCCGCGCGTGTCGTCATCGTGACAGAAAAGGCGCTGCAATGA
- a CDS encoding energy transducer TonB family protein, translating to MIRRSWKIALLFLGCSVAAHAAIFSLTGKEEMAQVEGGAQATVAELGNSFADMAAGVMTPEAVETVQEVAEPVTQQADPAEQPPEPATQPPEPPVQQALAAPVEATPAPAQPDLAVPLASEPTSPLQATEAPQTAPPVTPQVQQPLPDEAATQVSRRPALRPKSVEAMAPKPKPAAKPAPRKPPPKGNAKTAAKAGTTDGQANAEAKAAANRRASEAAKAANAAASNYPGQVMARIARLRRPRTSSRGSATIAFTVAGNGGLTGARVSASSGSAQLDQAALDLVRRAGPFPPPPQGAQRSFSIRIKGR from the coding sequence ATGATTCGTCGGTCTTGGAAAATCGCCCTGTTGTTTCTGGGCTGTTCAGTTGCCGCACACGCTGCGATCTTCAGCCTTACGGGCAAGGAAGAGATGGCGCAGGTCGAAGGTGGCGCACAGGCAACGGTGGCCGAACTGGGCAACAGCTTTGCCGATATGGCAGCGGGGGTGATGACACCCGAAGCAGTCGAGACGGTGCAAGAGGTGGCCGAGCCGGTCACGCAACAGGCCGACCCTGCGGAGCAACCGCCCGAACCTGCCACGCAACCGCCCGAGCCGCCGGTGCAACAGGCGCTTGCCGCGCCGGTCGAGGCCACGCCAGCGCCCGCGCAGCCGGATCTTGCGGTTCCCCTTGCGTCCGAACCCACATCGCCACTGCAAGCCACCGAAGCGCCGCAGACGGCGCCGCCCGTGACGCCGCAGGTTCAGCAACCCTTGCCTGACGAGGCCGCAACCCAAGTTTCGCGCCGCCCAGCGTTGCGCCCCAAATCGGTCGAGGCGATGGCACCCAAGCCGAAACCCGCAGCAAAGCCGGCACCAAGAAAACCACCGCCCAAAGGCAATGCAAAGACCGCCGCCAAAGCGGGTACGACGGACGGCCAAGCCAACGCCGAAGCCAAAGCGGCTGCCAATCGCAGGGCGTCCGAAGCCGCCAAAGCGGCAAATGCCGCCGCCAGCAACTATCCCGGTCAGGTGATGGCGCGTATTGCCCGTCTCAGACGTCCCCGCACCAGCAGCCGCGGGTCGGCGACCATTGCCTTTACCGTTGCGGGCAATGGCGGGCTGACGGGGGCCCGTGTGTCGGCCAGTTCCGGTTCGGCCCAGCTGGATCAGGCGGCCCTGGATCTGGTGCGCCGCGCCGGTCCATTTCCGCCACCACCGCAAGGCGCGCAGCGCAGCTTTTCGATCCGCATCAAGGGGCGCTAG